The genomic region CAGTACGGTGCCAGTAGCCAGTTTGGCTGGAGTCGGCAGTTTGGAAGCAGTCAGCAATACGACAATAGCCAACAGTATGGCGACAGCCAACAGTATGGCGACAGCCGTCAATATGGCAAAAGCCAGCAATCAGGAAACAGTCAGCAGTTTGGCAGCAGTCAGCAATACGAAAATAGCCAGCAGTTTGGCAGCAGTCGCCAGTATGGCAAAAGCCAGCAATCAGGAAACAGTCGTCAATCTGACAACAGCCTTCAATATGGTGACAGTCAGCAGTTTGGCAGCAGTCAGCAATACGAAAATAGCCAGCAGTTTGGCAGCAGTCGCCAGTATGGCAAAAGCCAGCAATCAGGAAACAGTCGTCAGTACGGCAACAGCAGGCAATATGACAAAAGTTGGCAGTATGACAACAGCGAACAGTTTGATTACAGTTGGCAGTATGACAACAGCCAGCAATACGGTTACAGCAGGCAGTATGGCAACAGCGAACAGTTTGGCGACAGCAGGCAGTACGATAACAGTTGGCAGTACGGTTACAGCCGTCAGTATGGCAAAAGCCAGCAATACGGTTACAGCCGTCAATATGGTTACAGCCGTCAGTATGGCAAAAGCCAGCAGTTTGGTTACAGCCAAAATCCCACGTATAATACCGATTTACCAGAAAAAGGAGACAAATAGATGATTTTCCCTGACTGGTTGACTGTTCACGGTGATAGATCCTTTCGCGGTCTATGCCCAAAGGAAACGGCAGAGCAAGTAACGTTTTTTGCGATGGTCCGTAAGAGCCATCCAATGGCGCCGGTACTGCATATTAGGAACGAAGGCATCAGGACTGCTTACCAGATAAGCAAGGAGAAGTCAGAAGGATTGATCACTGGAGCTGCGGATATTATAGGTATTGGCAGCCCAACCTTGGTAATAGAGTTAAAAAGAAAAGACCATACCAAGAGCAAGTATGGTGATGGGCAGCTTGACTTTTTATATTCGTGCCAAAATCTTGGCGCACGAGTTAGCGTATGCCTTGGACACGAGGCCGCATACAATGAATTCTTAGATTGGAGTAAAAAAAATGGACTATATTAAAGAAGCAAGAAGAACCAGATCCGACGACTATCACGGGGGAAGCGTATCTTTTCATGATTTCCGCGACTGTTTGACATCAGCCATAAAATCCCTGCGAGAACTTGATCAAATTAAAAAAGCCTTGTTCTACGGGAAAAAAATAGAGCATGACAGGATAAATGGCGATTGCTCGCTGTTGCCTGCATGGGTTGCTGATAGCGACGAACGAGCTATCGACATAATGCACGGAATAATCGGCAAAGCTACGGAAGCGGGTGAATTGCTGGAAGCCCTCTATAAGTGCACCATTGAAGGCGAACCACTTGATGAAAGCAACACCATTGAAGAAGTTGGGGATGGCCTCTGGTATGATGCCCTGATACTTGGAGCGCTTGGAGCAAGTTTTGAAGATGCACAGCGTATTAATATCTCAAAACTGCGCAAGAGATACCCGGACAAGTTTACCGCAGAAAGAGCAGAACATAGAGACATTGAAGCAGAAAGGCAGGTGATGGCAGACGCCGCAAATTATAGCGATGATGCGGCAGACCTTGCAATAGACCGTAAGCAAGACCTGCCGTTTATCAACGGCCAGTCATTTTACGACTAGGCTTGTGTGGTGTCCGCGTTGATGGCGTCAACGTCTGCGATTGCGGTCTGCAGAGCATTCAAAGCGTTTTCGACTTCGACCGGGACCACTTGTGCGTCATTAGCATTTTGTTTCAACGCGCTGACCTCGGCAAAAATTTTATTGACTGTCGCGGTCAGTGCATTTAGTACTACGGTAATTTCATTAATATTCATTGTCATTTCCTCGATTTGGTGTTTGAGCCGGTTTATATCGCTCCGGCCCGGTAGCGCATCATCACCTGTAGTAAGTAATAATTTCATTGATTCCGCTCCCAGTGGGATCCGCCAAATATGCGCAGAGCTGCCCACATAGCCCAAGATTTAAGCAACGCCTTAAAACTTGCCCTGACCGCCAAGAAAGATGATTTATCATCAAACGTTCCTGCCATGTCCTGATAAGCAGCACCGCGGAAAGACTCGTCAGCATCTGCCCTGGTGTATTGTTTTCCGCTAGGCAATCGCCCTTGTGGTGAATACAGATAGTCATGCAGCGTTGCTGGCTCCTGCGCCAAGTTAGCAAACAGAGAGTACATCAAAGGTATCCTGCGCATACTCACAAAATTTGTGACAAAACCAACTGGCACAATAACCGTTCCCAGTGTGTCAGACTGGTAGACAAGCGGCGATTGCAAGATCCATTTTACGCCCTCGCCATCGTCAGACCCTCTTAGCATCCTGGCGTCCAAGGTGGTTACAAAATATCCCATCTATTTATCCTCCCCACTGTACGCGGTCCAGCCGATTGCTGCCGCAAAGCTCAAAACCTCGACATTTGACGACTGATCGAGCACCGAAAATGCCGATGCACCCACAGTGACCCCCAGAAGCCGTTTAACGCATTTATATGTTTTCTGTGGGTTTGACTTCAACAGCCAATAATTAATCGATTGTACGCGATCCTGCTTGACGTAATTTTCGAGCGAGTAGTAAATCATCACGCCAAAGGCGGTCAGAAAGAAAATCAGGCCCTTTTGCAATGGCGACAGGTATATCGCATTGATTGCATCGATCACAAAACCACCTTGAGGATCATCGCGCTAAAAGTAAGCGCATCCATTAATGCCTGATGCCCTTTTTTGGCGGATATGAAAGCCTGTACCGACTCGTCCAGTTTTTCGGCTCGCGACTGATAATCGTTTAGATTGGCTTTTTGCTCCGGTGAATACCTCCACCAATTAGCGGCGATTATCGCGGACAAAGTATCGTACTCAGCCTGCAACAGCCTGTAGTCTGCATCAAAGGATTGCATGCGACCGGCCAGACCGTCGAAGTCGCCTATTGACACACTCCACTTGGCGATAAAATCCTCATATCTTTTTTTGGCGGAATTTACTTTGTTTGCCTCGTCCGCCGTTAGAGCTATGGATTTGATGGATGCCTCCACCTCGCCGGATGATATTGCTTCGTGCGCTATCCCTGCGTTAGTAACTGCGTTCCCGTATTTCTCGATCGCCGCGCAGCCAGTCAACATTGCAAACAATACCATAAAAATAAAAAATAGATTACTCATATTCCCTCCGAATTAGCCTGCCATTTATATCTCGGTCAAATTTGCAGCGCTTCATTTTAAACTCATCTTTTATCAGTCTTTCCAGCTCTGCGCAGTCTGACAGTGTAAATTGGTGGTCTGCGGTTACACACAACCCAGTCAAAAATATCACGTCATCGTCTAAGAATCGCGCTGTCATTGTCCATCTGAACGGATCCCCATATTTCCCACCTGGGGAATGCCCGCGCAGTATGCAAGACTTCACCGGGTTCCAATCCACACTAATGCTCATACGCATCCTTAATTTTTTTAATTGTCCAGATCTTTATCTGGCCAATGATTGCGCCACGGATGCGCCGGGAGGCGTAAGTATTAAATGATCCTCCAAGCGAGCTATCGTATCTGGGTAATGCATCCATCAATCAAAGCATTCCGGCTTGCATAATGCATAATGTCATCATTTGTTATTATCATCAAACATCCCGGTAACATAAGATATTATCCCGATAGCAATTCCTGTTATAGCAGTGGTTGCTATCCAGATACCTTTGCCCTTATACAGGCCCTCGTGGATCATATCGATTTTATTTTCCATCTTCTCCATGCGCTCAAACACAGTCTGCCGCCCTATTATCTCGTCTCGCACTTCACGGTTGAGTCGCTCAAGATCAGATAATCTACCGCACATATCATGCAACTTAACCATGATCTCGATCGACTCATTGCGCGTAAGGGAGCAAGGCTCATCATCTCTATCGTAAGATCGCCTCTCAATGATCGCGCCCCTACTATCAATTATCACGCTATATCTATAATTGCCCCGACTCCATCAACAGAGTCAAATCTGATTTCCAGTGGATCAACTGCCAGATTGCGCACCGATAAAAGGTCAATAAAAGCAATACATCTCTTGGTGGCTGCCGACGAATTGTAGATAATCGCATAGCGCGCATCAGTTGGATTTGATGCATTTACGGCTATAAGCACCTTAGCAGCACGCCAAGGGACAGTTGCTCCAGACATAACAAAATCAACGGATCCCAATGTAACGCCGCCAGCTGTATAGTTGCCGCCCGGCGTGCACTCATTGGTTGCGTAGTTGACTGTCCCTGTGCCACCAAAATGCGGCAACGCCGCTCCAACTGACGGGACAACTGCAGACGTAACCAGGGCAAGCTTGATTACATCCGTATCCAGGTCGTGTATCTTGTTGCCAAGATCGGCGCGGAACTGATTAAAAACCGAAACGTTTACTGTCGCCATTTTACAGCCTCCTAATTATATAACTTTGATATTAAATGCGAATGCCGGTGACCTGCTAAGCCCGCCGTATGAAAAACTTGTGGTTACATATATGTTTACCGCATAAGTAATGCCGATCTCTCCGCCTGATATCCATGCAAGCACTGATCGGCCGCTATTAACGATATCAACACCAACCAAATTAATGCCCGTATCTGCGTATCCGCTCGCTGACACCACCACCTCGCCATCAGACAGATAGTTCTCAAAGCCAAGCCCGTGTTCATTGGCGGCCAGTTCCACCATATAGTCAACTGCCCCAGGTGTCAGACGATGCAGAAAAGTCTTCGCGCATTGATTCATTATAGCCCAGATCCCTTTATAATCAGCACCCTGCTTCTATGCGGAATTATGATCATCGTATCATTGATACTGGCAGAAACACCAAGCACCCTTAATGCTGCTGCTATTGCATCGGTAGGTTCTGCTCCCTCTCTCAGCTCAGCTGGTAGCCCTGCAATATTAACCGACCCAGATATAGCATCGAGTATAGCGTACTGCACAAACTCTGCATTATTGCCTCGTATAATAACATTATCTGGCAATGCCTGCATCATAACTGCGATTGCTTCCGCGGTTTTGCCGGTGATCGTGATTTGCGCGGTAGTTGCATTAAATACCTCAGCAGCGCCATCAACCAGATCGGCTAGTTTCCCGGAAACA from Nitrosomonas sp. harbors:
- a CDS encoding DUF1353 domain-containing protein, which produces MGYFVTTLDARMLRGSDDGEGVKWILQSPLVYQSDTLGTVIVPVGFVTNFVSMRRIPLMYSLFANLAQEPATLHDYLYSPQGRLPSGKQYTRADADESFRGAAYQDMAGTFDDKSSFLAVRASFKALLKSWAMWAALRIFGGSHWERNQ